ACCTACCCGAAAAACTGCTATTAATTGATATAATTATGGATTATGATAATGTTCTTACTAGAAAAATTATCTTTGAACCAAGGGGAGAGAGATATAAAAAAATAGTGGAGGATTTAAAAGCTATTGAATATATTGGGAATTGATACGACTACTAAAGTATTAAATCTAGCTATTGTTAACAATGGTGAAATGGTAGTTGATTGTAAAATAAATAAAACAGAAAAGACTCATTCTGTCATTATCCTGCCACTATTAAATAGCATACTTAATTTAACTGGAATTGAACTTAAGAGAATTGAAGGTATTGCTGTTTCTATTGGACCAGGTTCTTTTACTGGCTTAAGAATAGGGCTATCAACTGCAAAAGGACTGGCTTTTGCACTATCTATTCCCATTATTGGCATAAATAGTCTAGAATCTTATGCTTTTGAATGGCTCATTTTACCTGGAATACTGTGTCCACTTATTAAAGCAAGAAGAGGAGAGTATTATTTCTCTCTTTATCTTAATAAAAATAATAATCTAAAACAAATAAGAGATTACCATTGTGAAAAATGGATTAATATAAAACAAGAATTATTAAGATATAAGGATAATATTTATGTTTTTGGTTATGATTTAATAGACATTCTTCAAGAAGAAAAAATAGAAGAATTAAGTAAAATAAATAATATCTATTTCATAAAAAATAATCAAAGTACCGCCAATGCTGTTAATGTAGCTTTAATAGGAGAGAAAAGGATTTTAGAAAAACAGTATGATGATATTTATAGGTTAACACCTTTTTATATTAGTAAATCAGAAGCTGAAATAAAAAAAGATAGAAAATAATTCTACTGCAAGTAAATAAGGGTAATTATATGAAAGACACTATTATTATGGGAATTGAAACATCTTGTGATGAGACATCTGTGGCATTAGTAAAAAATGGAAAATACTTGCTTTCTAACATTATTGCTTCCCAAATGGAAATCCATCAAAGGTATGGCGGTGTTGTACCGGAAATTGCATCCAGAAAGCATATGGAATTTATTATGATTACCTGCAAAGAAGCCCTGGATAAAGCGAAAATAACTTTAAATGATGTTGATGGAATTGCTGTTGTTCCTGGTCCTGGTTTAAAAGGCTCTCTATTGGTTGGTTTAACATTTGCCAAAGCCATTGCTTTTGCTTTAGACAAACCCTTAATTGGAGTAAATCATATCGAAGGTCATCTCTACGCCAACTTCTTAAATAATAAGAAAATAAAAGCACCATTTATTTCTTTAGTTGTTTCTGGTGGACACACTTCTTTAATATTAGTGCATAATGTTGGCCTATACGAGATTATTGGAAGAACAAGAGATGATGCTGCTGGTGAAATCTTTGACAAGATTGCTAAATATTTAGGTTTCAATTACCCGGGAGGTCCAATTATTGAAGAATTGGCTAAGGATGGAAAGGATGATGCTATAAAATTTCCACGACCTCTACTAAATAGTAATGACTTTGACTTTAGTTTTAGTGGATTAAAAACTGCGGTTATCTATTTTCTAATTGAGAAAAAAAAATTCGGTGAACAAGTTAACATTAATGACCTTTGTGCATCTTTTCAGAAGGCAATAATTGATTCTATTAAATTCAAAACACTTGCTGCTGCGCAGAAATATAATATATCCAGCATTATATTAGGTGGTGGTGTTGCTGCAAATGAAAGTTTAAGAAAGGAATTGTTTAAAGACGCTCGGAAGACTAATATTAAAGTATATTACCCACCGAAAGAGTTATGCACTGATAACGCAGCTATGATTGCTTGCGCTGGTTTTTACAAACTAAAAACTGGAATTACTGATTCGTTTGATTTAGAAGTATTTACAGAATAATATAGTCTAAAAAATAAGGATATATTGAGAAATATAGGGATAAAAGGTTTTATAACATTAAAAAAAGCCTAATATAAGTTAAAATGGCTTAAAACAGTATTTGCAAAATAAATATTCATTATATAATATAGTAAAGGACTTTTAGCACTCTCACATTGAGAGTGCTAAATAATTTAAATAATAAAAATATTTTAAGGAGGAATAAATATGGATATAAAAAAGATCAAACCATTAGGTGACCGCATCTTGGTGAAGCCATTACAGGAAGAAGAAAAAACTAGAGGTGGCATTGTATTACCAGATACAGTATCTAAA
This genomic interval from Atribacterota bacterium contains the following:
- the tsaD gene encoding tRNA (adenosine(37)-N6)-threonylcarbamoyltransferase complex transferase subunit TsaD, yielding MKDTIIMGIETSCDETSVALVKNGKYLLSNIIASQMEIHQRYGGVVPEIASRKHMEFIMITCKEALDKAKITLNDVDGIAVVPGPGLKGSLLVGLTFAKAIAFALDKPLIGVNHIEGHLYANFLNNKKIKAPFISLVVSGGHTSLILVHNVGLYEIIGRTRDDAAGEIFDKIAKYLGFNYPGGPIIEELAKDGKDDAIKFPRPLLNSNDFDFSFSGLKTAVIYFLIEKKKFGEQVNINDLCASFQKAIIDSIKFKTLAAAQKYNISSIILGGGVAANESLRKELFKDARKTNIKVYYPPKELCTDNAAMIACAGFYKLKTGITDSFDLEVFTE
- the tsaB gene encoding tRNA (adenosine(37)-N6)-threonylcarbamoyltransferase complex dimerization subunit type 1 TsaB, with translation MNILGIDTTTKVLNLAIVNNGEMVVDCKINKTEKTHSVIILPLLNSILNLTGIELKRIEGIAVSIGPGSFTGLRIGLSTAKGLAFALSIPIIGINSLESYAFEWLILPGILCPLIKARRGEYYFSLYLNKNNNLKQIRDYHCEKWINIKQELLRYKDNIYVFGYDLIDILQEEKIEELSKINNIYFIKNNQSTANAVNVALIGEKRILEKQYDDIYRLTPFYISKSEAEIKKDRK